The DNA segment aacttttcttcttttctttctttgcatttcatttttcatcaattttatTTAAGAGAATGAGTAAAGAATTTGGAGGGGACTTCCCTCCTAAGTTAACTATTGCTGCATAACCATTTTAGTCTCTACGTGGTTTGCTTtagttgcacctgcttcttgcaaggttgctttgaaTTACACTTGTTTTTCctgtttttcaaacaaagaataatttATCAGTTTGAAATAGTGGTTGGTTTTTTGTGGTCTTGAGAGTTTCattcacttgatctcggcccgacTCCTTCGATAAAGGTCTCCATTTCTTGCTTGCTCTCTAGGGATTGGTTTCATTCCTAAACCTGGGGATATTAACTTTAACACGATGGTTAACTATGTGAGACTTAACCTTTTCAAATTTATTTTGCCTTGTGGGCATTTGactttgatttcctttctttttggGAGTTTTTGACTCTAGAGCATCGACCATCATGCCCAGTCGAAGTCGACTCGATGCACCCGTTGAGGCTGGGTGCCTTCTTGAATATCGACTTGTATCAAACAAAAACCCTATAAATTAATCTTGCCATCTTTTATTTGTCTTAGTTTTGAAACATAATTAGACCGAAAGAGATTCAAataaaatcaaacaaagaaatggACAAATGAACTTAGACGAGAGGTATCTATTTCGGAAGGAAATGacgacttatctggagtgcatgcggaCTTTAATGAACACGACATGCctcttggactggatgcccgatctATATAGACTGTCCAACTCTCATAAATTCATCGTAACTCATATCTCAAAACTGAGAAACCTTGCTAGGACTCTGTCGATGCCGATGGCTGTGTGGATCCCCTTTTCGATTAGTGGTGCCCTTTATGGGTTTTCAacagctgacctctctcatttatcttcttaccatcgccttatagtgctctttgtgagttttcactaacaaaactctttcattttcaatttctctgcctACCATTGCCTTACGATGCCCGTGTggatttttaccaataagactctctcattttatttctctcatttgattgtatcagatACAAGTAAATATATCTTCTAATTTGAACATATTTGCCAATTGATCTgaaggacttgaacaagatttgggtaaaaagaatttgaattgaattacaactttggagcCTTTCAGGCAAAAACTATTGCTGGATCAttgtaacttctgccccagtttcgaCTTTGGGGAAATGTGGATTTTGTTTTGGTgcgactgaacctcagagagaggctacctacgtatcctttcggaatcaagtcgaacgtagttcaaggaaaacttttatttttgtttttcttttgttttgttttgcttcatttttcatcattttgtttcATAACAACTTCTTGGTtacaaagagggtaatcaaagaagagtaaccggatcaaagggtttgcaaaggactgatagtgtttgggtagcgagaaatAAATCCTTTGCCATCCCAATTAGAAAGTATTAAAATCGCGTAACAGCTGTTttgggatcatttccttcaatgtctcctaAATATAGTGCTCCTTTCggcaacaattttcttacaaTGTACGGACCTTTctaatttggagcaaattttccttttgcttcctcatgatgtgGGAGAATACGTCTCAAAGTGAGTttccccacttcaaagtttctaggtcgtactttcttgttgtaggcacgagccattctttgttgatacaactgcccgtggtagactgcggccatccgcttttTATCAATCATGGTTAATTGTTCTAAATGggtcttgacccattcatcatcctcaatctcagcttcaacaatgattcgaAAAgagggaatctcaacttctgtaggcattacggcttcagtgccataaaccaataaaTAGGATGTTGCCCCAACTGATGTGCGCATGgttgtgcggtatcccaataatgcacaAGGCAGTTTCTCATGATATTGTCTAGAATTTTGGATCATTTTCCTGAagatcttcttgatattcttgtttgcTGATTCAACaacaccattagctttgggccgatagGTAGAGTTACGACGCGTgatcttaaattgttcgcatacctccctcatcaaatggCTATTCAAATTTGtagcattgtctgtaatgatagttttaggaataccaaaacgacaaatgATGTTGGAATGCACGAAGTCCACCACCGCTTTCTTAGTGACGGCTTTGAAAgtgactgcttcaacccattttgtgaaataatcaatggcaacCAGGATGAATCTGTGctcatttgaagcttttggttcgATCGGCCCattgacatccataccccaggcaacgAACAACTAAGGTGCTGACATAGGATGAAACTTTGAAGGCGGTGatgaatcaggtcaccgtgtATCTGACACCGATGACACTTttggacaaagctaaagcaatccttttccatggtcatccagtaataacctgcccgaaggattttctttgcaaagaCAGATCcattcatgtggggtccacaTACTCTCAAATGCACTTCGTTCATGATCTTTCTAGCCTCTTGGGCGTCTACGCACCTTAAAAGATTcaaatctggagttcttttgtacaagacctcCCCGCTCAAGAAGAAACTGCTGGCtagccttctaatggttctcttttggtctccactagcttgctcgggtattcctttgttttcaaaaatcttttgatatcatgataccatgacTGAATATCTAGTTTTATTTCAACTGTATTGCAATAACCATGTCTTTCTCGAATTTGGATCTCCAATGGGTCAATATGGACATTACTCGGATATGGCAACATTGCCGCCAAGGCAGCTAGTCCATCAGCTAAATCATTATGGAATCGAGGGATGTACATAAATTCAATAGATTTGAGCCGTTTACTCAAatcttccacatgttgcatgATAGGATAAGCTTGATGTCCcaagtttcccattcaccttgagcttgccgaataatcaggtcagaatctcccatgattagcAAGTCTTCCACATCCATGTCAACTACCATATTCATgaccataatgcaggcttcatactcagtgTTTGTACAGAAGAGCCAGAGCCGGGCTATggctggatagtgctgaccagtgggcgAAATCAATATTgccccaatcccgacaccttttgcatttacaactccatcaaagaatattttccaAGCGTTGGCGCCTTCTGGAATTACTTCAAATGAATTCACTTCCTCGTTCGGGAAGTAAGTACTCAAAGATTGGTATTCATCATTCACTGGGTTCTCAGCTAAATGATCATCcaaggcttgggctttcatggccgtgcgggtgacataaacaatgtcgaactcagtAAGCAGGATCTGTCATTTTGCTAGCCTTCCCGTGGGCATCAATTTTTTGAATATGTACTTTAGGGGGTCTAATCTggttatgagatatgtggtataggccaacaagtaatgcctaagcttctgagcgacccaagttaggtCACATCAAGTTCTTTCTAAAAGAGTCTACTTGGCTTCGTAACCAGTAaatttcttactcaagtagtatatggcttgttgTTTCTTTTCAGTCGCATCATGTTGCCCGAGAAAATAACCAAAAGAATTCTTCAAGACTATTAAGTACAAGAAAGGTCTTCcaggctcaggtggaaccaacaccgGCGGAGTTGATaggtattctttgattttatcaaaagcctcttgacactcatctgtctaTTTAATCGTCGCGTCTTTCTTTAGCAACTTAAATATGGTCTCACATATTGTAGTCAGTTGAGCAATGAacttgctgatgtaattcaatcttcccaacagactcatgacctctttcttggttctcggaggtggtaaatcccgaatagactttatctttgttggatctaactcgatacccctccgactgactataaaccccagaAGTTTCCAAGATGGAACTCTGAATACACACTTAACTAGATTTAACTTTAATTCATACTTGCGCAAACGctcgaagaactttctcagatcccgcACATGGTCATCCTGTGTTCTAGATTTAATGAtcatatcatccacatacacctcaatttcctggtgtatcatgtcatggaagatgGCAGTTATagctctcatataagttgccctagcattctttaaaccaaacagCATGACCCGATAATAGTAGGTTCCCCAGGGTGTGGTGAAGGCTGTCTTTCTGCGTCTTATTCATCCACTAGAACCTGGTggtacccagcgtaacaatccacaaaagactgtatctcatgtttggcacaattgtcgacaAGAATGTGGATGTTCGGTGAtagaaagttgtcctttgggcttgctttgttcaaatcctgataatcaacacacactcgggttttctcatccttctttggtactgggaCCACATTAGCTAACCACATGGTGTATCGAATAACTCGGATCACACCAGTTTTTAAttgtttggtgacttcttccttgatcttatCGCTGATGTCCGTcttaaactttctttgcttttgttggacAGGTGAGAAACCAGGATaagttggcaatttatgcactaccaaatcaacactcagtcccagcatatcatcataggaccatgcaaacacatctttgaatttgaacaaaagttggatcaatgcatcaCTAGTGCTTTCATTggcgtgaatgcttatcatggtttcccGGATCTCTTCTGGACTACCCAAATTGACTGGCttagtttcatttaagtttggcttaggtttattctcaaattgttcgaGTTCTCAATTtgtttccctaaaagcctcatcttcatcgtattccaattcatgattcattatttcacagttagacagcgtgttaggatctgggcatgaagtctgcaTTACTAGAACTGAAAAGAGAAATatgagaaaaataacaaaattagaAAGAATAATAGAAAGTGATTCATAGACGATGAAATGTTGATtttatttcattgaatttgaagatatgAGGGTTTACATCGGAATTTAAAAGACAACAAACtaaaaacattcgagttacaccctgaaataactcgaaATGTAGAAAATATGGCAAGACTAaactaccgggattcccgcctgactccatatattgcacctcagcagtgcttgagccttcgCCCGGTTTGACCATGTGAACCTGTTACAACATTTGCCTCATTTCCCGACATATGTCCTCAATTTCTTCGGCCATGAaggcctcttcttcttcttcttcttcttcttcttgttattcttcttcttctatatACCTTGGCTTAACAAATGACCTGGCAAGGTGTGGGACTGGCTGAGGCCGGGCCCAACCATTGTTCTTACATTCATTAGCCTATTTAACGTCGGCCTCGGTAGCTTGAAAGCCTATGCCAAAGAACTTCTCGCTGACAGTCAAAGTGACAGGCTCTGTAATACCTTGTAAGGATACCCCGAGCCCTTTCCCGGGCTTGTACCCATGTTTGATCATTTCGCTGGCAACCATGATTGATGCGTTTGACAAGTAGGGTTGAGGACATGGGGTTCCTTCCTCGCACTGGTCGGCAACCACGATTTCAATGGCTTGGTAGACAATGTGTTCACTACCCTCTCTAGCCTCCAAGCATGGGACTGACGAATCCCTATAGATTGACTATTCATCTTCTTCGTGGACAAATATTTCTTGATTTTCATGTTTGAACTTGACCCATTGGTGGATAGTAGAGGGCACGGCTTCTGCGGCATAGGTCCATGGTCTTCCTAAGAGAAAGTTATAAGAAGTGTCAATGTCTAGAACTTGGAATGTTACTTCAAAATCTACTGGGTCAATAGTTAGAACCAAGTCAATCTGCCCTATAGTATCCTGTTTGACACCGTCGAAAGCACGTACGCAAATATTATTGGGTCTAATCCtttcagtcccaatttccatcctttgtaATGTTGATAGTGGGCAAATGTCAACTCCAGATCCACCATCTaacataacccttttcacatAATATCCTTCACACTTGACAGTCAAGTGAAGGGATTTGTTGTAGGCGTCTCCTTCTGGAGGCAAGTCATTTTGACTGAAGGAGATTCGGTTGACCTCGAAAAACCGCTCTGCCATTCTTTCCAACTGTTCAACCGTGGTCTCAATCGGATCATATGCCTCATTCAACGTCTTTAGAAGCACTTTTTATGTTTATGTGAGCTTATCAACAACGACAAAAGTGAAACCTGGGAGGAAGTCTTTCTAAGTTGATCAATTACAGCATACTCCAAGGTTTTCATCTTTCGGAAAAATTCCTCTGCTTTTTCAGCGCTAATCGGATTCTTGAGTGGAAACCGCTTCTGCTTTGTTTTGTTCAATTCTTCTGGGTTTTGATACTTCCTAGATTGGTTTGTTTCATTTACTTCTCCCACAACTTCCTTTCCTTGTATGCGACCACCATTTTATTGTAATTGCAAGGGACGATAATTAGGTCTCTTAAAGGTTTCTACGGTCCGCGACTAATGATCACAGGCTCATCCAGCCTGGGTGGAATTGTTGGTCTTCGCACCACGTAAGTCCCTTTTGGTACATACATCTTTGGCAAGTTCAATGTGCCTTTTTTCTGTTCAAATCTTTTAGGAGGgctctgtgagcacgtgatttttgtttcacgagacaatcgctccaaaagaaataaaaaataaataacaattgatcctgttgtacaattttttgatttttacgtggcactttgttaattatttatgatttttgcccatttttaccttattaaaacaaaatacaaaaaatgtacgtgtcatgcGTAATCCGAACCGTGacacggttgttaaatagaaaatcataaatggGCATCTTTGTCCGGGATTTTGCTTTtgcttgattttacctgttttaaaatattttaatgtaTGTGCaattaattgtattaagtgtttatttaattttaatctgattttacttagttttgtttttttaaaaaaataaagaagaaaaggaaataataaaaaaagaaaagaaaacccttcctttttcggacttgggccaatttgttaaattggcccaaacaaacagcccaaaaccaggcctgcccggtccgcaccagctgatacccagggtgtccaaacgacgccaTTTTAATccagcctgatctgggccgttgatctcagattgatcaacggccaagatcacatttcccatacccacgaacaaaacccgacccgttccacccggaccaacccaaaccccctttagttgaaatgacaccgtttcccctaagcctttagatccaagccattgatttcagttgatccgacggctgagatcaacccacccattccatatataagccctttaccataccctgccccccctatccaacACCCCAGCCTTCGTCCTCACCAAACctttccccttcaaaccctagccgcccccatctcccttcaccagaaacccggcggcatgaacgccggtgaccttcaccttaacaccctaggaccaccttgacaccctgaacatggatccaccaaccgttcacctcgaatcccatcccaccttctcgaatcttcatttgaagattcaagtcaaaactcgatctaccccgatctgccctaaattcataccagacactccccagatcCCCCTCgagaccaaaccatgcttggtttggtccgaatctgatcagggaagcatgaatcccagatctgatttttgg comes from the Nicotiana sylvestris chromosome 4, ASM39365v2, whole genome shotgun sequence genome and includes:
- the LOC138890560 gene encoding uncharacterized protein, which codes for MKAQALDDHLAENPVNDEYQSLSTYFPNEEVNSFEVIPEGANAWKIFFDGVVNAKGVGIGAILISPTGQHYPAIARLWLFCTNTEYEACIMVMNMVVDMDVEDLLIMGDSDLIIRQAQADGLAALAAMLPYPSNVHIDPLEIQIRERHGYCNTVEIKLDIQSWYHDIKRFLKTKEYPSKLVETKREPLEG